ACAGAAGTAATAAACATTTCGGCAACATGCCTCAGCGACTTATCGGCATATTTTAATCTCTTCCAGGTAAAACTTAAGATAAAACCGACCACCAGCAGCAAACAGACGAAAGCCACATATGGCATTTCCTTGTAAACCGCATATACCGATAATAATGTAAACAGCAGAATCAGATAATAATTCCAGGCAGTACCATTGGCAATTTTCCTGCGGTACAATGCAGGATATTTCTTAAAAAGCAACGCATCGTAAATTACTTTCTTCTGCTCCTTTACACTCACCGCCCACTGACATTTCCTTACCGGATGAACCACACGTGCTTCATGTAACGTAACAATCGGAATTCCTTGTTCAATCAGCTTAAACTCCAGATCGCTATCTTCTCTCCAGGCTAATTTAAAACGCACATCAAAACCACCAATCCGGATAAGCGCCTGCTTGGTACAGGCACAGTTTGCTGTAATAAAGTCGGCGTCCTGAAGTCTTCCCGTATTCAGTTCAAAATCATGTGGCCTTCGAGAAATAGGGACAATGGTTTTTCCACTATAAGCGATAAACTTTTCGCCCTTATAATTGTCCAGTATCGCCTTTAGCCAATCTGGATCAGGCATGCAATCATCGTCAGTAAAAGCTATTAATTCACCTTTTGCAGCCAGCCAGCCAATATTTCTGGCATGGGCAGGCCCCATTTTAACGTCAGAAGAGATAAACTTAAGGTTTATAACGCCCTTTGCAACAGTTTCATCTATCAAAAGCTGGGTCTCTCTATCCGGTCCATCACTAACGACAATAACCTCAAAAAAGGAGATATCAACACTTTGCTTAATTAACTGTATCAGGCATCTCTTCAATAGATTCGGTCTCTTGTATGTAGGTATAACTATCGAAATCTTTACTTCCATAATCTTTCTCAATTAAAAATGAACCAATAACCAAAGCATCAAACGGAGATGTCCAGAAACATTCTATCGCGTCTCGCGGACTACAAACAATAGGTTTTCCAAGCGTATTAAATGAGGTATTTACCAGCACCGGTACTCCTGTTTTTTCTTTAAAAGCCCTAATCAATCCGTAATACAATGAGTTCTGATCGGGATTGATAGTTTGCACCCTGGCTGTTCCATCAATATGTTTTACTGCAGGAATAAGTTGTTCACGTTCCTTAATCACGTCATAAACAAACAACATAAATGGAGATTTTCCTGCACCTTCAAACCATTCTGACGCATCCTCTTCCAACACAACTGGGGCAACAGGACGGAAATCCTCGCGGTCCTTTACAATATTCAGCAAAGACTGCATTTTTGGATCAATAGGCGATGCCAAAATAGATCTGGCTCCCAGCGAACGCGGACCATATTCCATTTTTCCTTGAAACCAACCTATTATTTTATTATCCGCCAGCAGTTCCGCTGTCTCGGTAGCAATATCTTCCATTCTTTGGAATGGAATCTTACATTTCAATAAGAAAGCCTCAATTTCAGAATCGCTATAATCCGGCCCCCAATAGACATGTTCCATTTTAAAGTCCCGGGTTTGGCTTTTGCGCTGTTCCGCATCTACACAAAGAGCGGCCCCTAATGCCGTCCCTGAATCTCCCGCAGCTGGCTGTACCCATACTTCTTTAAAAGAACTTTTATCGCGTATTCTCGCATTCAGCACACAGTTTAACCCTACACCACCGGCAATGCACAGGTTGCCTTCTTTAGTCACATCGTACAGCCATTCGCATAGTTCCAAAACTGTTTCTTCCAGTACATACTGTAATGAACGCGCTATATTGAAATGATGATCCGTAAACTCGTCACCTCTTAATCTTGTAGGTCCAAATCGCTCTTCTAATCTCTCATCCACAATCTGGTATTGCCCGTTACCGGTGTATTGAATAATCTCCCTGAAATCATTCACAAATACAGGCTTACCGTACGATGCCAAAGCCATTATCTTATACTCATCGGAAGAATGCAGAAAGCCCAGGTATGTTGTTACACGCTCATACAGTAAACCCAAAGAATGAGGTAACTGTACTTCGTTTATCTTCTGTATATTGTTGTCTTGCCCCACACTATAGGTAGTAGAACAATTTTCTCCCCGCCCGTCTAATGTTAGAATAGCGGCCCTTGAAAAAGGGGAAGGTAAAAACGCACTTGCAGCATGTGCCAAATGGTGATCTACAAAATGCCAGCTCCAATTGCTTTTATCTGCTTTATAGAATCTTTTCTGCAGATGGTGCGGATAGCCATCCATCAATTGGTTTTCGGCATTGATAATAGAGGTAAGAAACAGGTTGTTCCACGGATTACCTATCTCTGCATCAAAATCCCGCTGATTGGAAAACAAGGGCACCAGACAAGACGATTCTCCCAGCATTTCTATTGGAAGAATAGCATATGGATTAAAGGAATAAGCGATATGGTCTACATCATTAAGATGTATCCCGGCCGTTTTCAAACAAAAATCAATGGCATGGAAAGGCAATTCGTAGGTGCTGAAAGGGATAGGCCTTTTGCCATGCTTAAAATGAGTGAATCTTTCATCTTCTACGGCTGCAATCAGTCTTCCATCCTTTAAAAGGCATGCAGAAGAATCGTGGAAAACTGTGTTAATACCAAGTGTGTACATAGGCGTTTATATTAAGTAAATGTCCTATTGTAACTGAAAGAGCGGATAAAAGATTTGGCATTTTTAAAATCAGGTATTTAACAAAATAAACTCAAAGTACTTTTACTACTAGAGAATCAGATTACACGTATTTCTACCCTTTTTTACAATTTTAATAAAACTTCTATATGGTCTAATAATATTAAGTTAACATTCAAGTATTATTAGTAACTTAGTAATCTACCCTCTACTTATGAAATGTATGAAACCGCATTCGAGCACTGGTAACAGGTTTACTCAGTTTTTTGGATATTTAATAGTTTGTAATTCGCAAGGAAACATATTAGGTATTAGTGAAAACTTTTCATCCATAACAACGGGATCTTTACAGGGGCTATTATCCACCAGTGTTTTTGAATTTTTCAAAAAACAACTGAAATTATCAGCAAAAGCTCTGCTGGCTATAGAAGCTATTTTTCTTGAGCGTTCAGACAAGAAAATATTGCAGCAGGAACTCTTTGGGATTAAGCATTACTTGCATATCTTTCGCCACGAACACAGGATTTATTTCGAATGGGAAGCAAAAGAAAAGTCATATACTAAGAATTTTCAGATGGATACCATCTCCTTTCTGCTTCAGGAAAAAACAAAAAGCATCTGGAGTGAAATATGCACCTCTATCCGTAATATCATCAAATTCGACAGAATACTACTTTTTAAGATGGAAGATTCGGGGATTGGTAAAATGCTGGCAGAATGTACCGCACCCAATCAGGAAAGCT
This genomic interval from Pseudopedobacter saltans DSM 12145 contains the following:
- a CDS encoding glycosyltransferase family 2 protein, translating into MEVKISIVIPTYKRPNLLKRCLIQLIKQSVDISFFEVIVVSDGPDRETQLLIDETVAKGVINLKFISSDVKMGPAHARNIGWLAAKGELIAFTDDDCMPDPDWLKAILDNYKGEKFIAYSGKTIVPISRRPHDFELNTGRLQDADFITANCACTKQALIRIGGFDVRFKLAWREDSDLEFKLIEQGIPIVTLHEARVVHPVRKCQWAVSVKEQKKVIYDALLFKKYPALYRRKIANGTAWNYYLILLFTLLSVYAVYKEMPYVAFVCLLLVVGFILSFTWKRLKYADKSLRHVAEMFITSVIIPYVAVYWKTYGAIKFRVMLL
- a CDS encoding carbamoyltransferase family protein, giving the protein MYTLGINTVFHDSSACLLKDGRLIAAVEDERFTHFKHGKRPIPFSTYELPFHAIDFCLKTAGIHLNDVDHIAYSFNPYAILPIEMLGESSCLVPLFSNQRDFDAEIGNPWNNLFLTSIINAENQLMDGYPHHLQKRFYKADKSNWSWHFVDHHLAHAASAFLPSPFSRAAILTLDGRGENCSTTYSVGQDNNIQKINEVQLPHSLGLLYERVTTYLGFLHSSDEYKIMALASYGKPVFVNDFREIIQYTGNGQYQIVDERLEERFGPTRLRGDEFTDHHFNIARSLQYVLEETVLELCEWLYDVTKEGNLCIAGGVGLNCVLNARIRDKSSFKEVWVQPAAGDSGTALGAALCVDAEQRKSQTRDFKMEHVYWGPDYSDSEIEAFLLKCKIPFQRMEDIATETAELLADNKIIGWFQGKMEYGPRSLGARSILASPIDPKMQSLLNIVKDREDFRPVAPVVLEEDASEWFEGAGKSPFMLFVYDVIKEREQLIPAVKHIDGTARVQTINPDQNSLYYGLIRAFKEKTGVPVLVNTSFNTLGKPIVCSPRDAIECFWTSPFDALVIGSFLIEKDYGSKDFDSYTYIQETESIEEMPDTVN